The following coding sequences are from one Methanomassiliicoccales archaeon window:
- a CDS encoding RDD family protein: MPTGYDILEHSSALRWHWLRRIAAAIIDAFIIFIPIRVLLFFINSPYQDIIAGVAAGVAWFLYSSILEGIYGKTIGKSLLNLKVICVRENEHLSMHKTFIRSVPKIFWYIFLPLDVLVGLAIDGDPRQRWSDTIAGTSVIMYTPELKRVAKIARRSRKREVENSTMSPQEVH, translated from the coding sequence ATGCCAACGGGATATGATATTTTAGAGCACAGCAGTGCTTTGAGGTGGCACTGGTTGAGGAGGATTGCTGCGGCGATTATCGATGCGTTCATCATCTTCATTCCGATCAGAGTCCTTTTATTTTTCATCAATTCTCCGTATCAGGACATCATCGCTGGTGTTGCGGCAGGAGTCGCGTGGTTTTTATATAGCTCTATTCTCGAAGGAATCTATGGAAAAACGATCGGGAAGAGCCTGCTTAACTTAAAAGTCATTTGTGTGAGAGAAAATGAGCATTTATCGATGCATAAAACCTTTATTAGAAGCGTGCCGAAGATCTTCTGGTATATTTTTCTGCCACTTGATGTTCTGGTCGGGCTTGCCATTGATGGGGATCCGAGGCAGCGATGGAGTGACACGATTGCTGGGACTTCGGTCATCATGTACACACCGGAATTAAAGCGTGTCGCGAAGATTGCGAGGCGATCGAGAAAAAGAGAAGTTGAGAATTCGACGATGAGCCCGCAGGAAGTTCATTGA
- a CDS encoding PadR family transcriptional regulator: protein MKLEDEEYWKSMINMALTKFLILRTLYHQSSHGYAILEKLTEFTSGCCTPTFGAIYPILRDFVSDGYATVESKTVNGRKRKIYSLTEKGKNAYECALSTWREVIPYLQKAVDELEDTSSLHGENPDQNQGRGEKCQKRRKVSRNG, encoded by the coding sequence GTGAAACTCGAGGATGAGGAGTACTGGAAATCGATGATCAATATGGCACTCACGAAGTTCCTCATACTCAGAACGCTCTATCATCAGTCATCCCATGGATATGCCATTCTAGAAAAACTCACGGAGTTCACAAGCGGTTGTTGCACACCGACCTTCGGAGCGATCTATCCGATCCTGAGGGATTTTGTTTCAGATGGGTACGCGACTGTTGAAAGTAAGACCGTCAACGGCAGAAAACGGAAGATTTACAGTCTAACGGAGAAGGGAAAGAACGCTTACGAATGCGCGCTTTCGACGTGGAGAGAAGTTATCCCTTATCTCCAGAAAGCGGTTGATGAATTAGAGGACACCTCGTCACTTCATGGTGAAAATCCAGATCAAAATCAAGGGAGGGGTGAAAAGTGTCAGAAGAGAAGAAAAGTCTCAAGGAACGGCTAG
- a CDS encoding MFS transporter, producing the protein MKKRTFAMQIIVLLGFVSLLGDVVYEGARSVTGPYLALLGASAAVVGFVSGFGEFIGYALRLVSGYLADKTERYWMMTFIGYGLLISIPMLAFAGRWEIAAILLISERMGKAIRSPSRDAILSHATKQVGRGWGFAIHEALDQMGAIIGPLLFTLVFLFNGGYENGFALMLIPVVFMIAILFLAKRKVPSPAKLESEDVEKSNGEKRLPRIFWIYTAFIILAVAGFANFQLISYHLKTSSIVSDAELPLFYALAMGVDGLVALIIGKFYDRAGMRSLTLIPLLTIPIPVLAFATSYPLILLGVVLWGAVMGIHETIMRAAIADMSPVQRRGVAYGIFNTAYGASWLIGGTVMGLLYEISISWLVLFAVIAQIVSIPLLYLMRKTPLRKT; encoded by the coding sequence GTGAAAAAACGCACATTTGCGATGCAGATCATTGTGCTCCTTGGATTCGTGAGCCTCCTCGGCGATGTTGTTTACGAAGGCGCAAGGAGCGTTACAGGCCCCTATCTCGCGCTTCTCGGTGCAAGCGCGGCGGTGGTCGGCTTCGTCTCGGGCTTCGGGGAATTTATCGGGTACGCGCTGAGACTCGTATCAGGTTACCTAGCGGACAAGACCGAACGCTACTGGATGATGACATTCATCGGTTACGGCCTCCTCATTTCAATCCCGATGCTCGCTTTCGCCGGTCGTTGGGAAATCGCTGCGATTCTTTTAATCTCGGAGAGAATGGGAAAGGCGATTAGATCGCCCTCGAGGGACGCGATTCTCTCGCACGCGACCAAGCAGGTCGGGCGGGGCTGGGGCTTCGCAATCCACGAAGCGTTGGATCAAATGGGAGCGATCATCGGGCCGCTGCTCTTTACCCTCGTTTTCCTCTTTAACGGCGGTTACGAGAACGGCTTCGCCTTAATGCTCATCCCCGTCGTTTTCATGATCGCGATTCTTTTCCTCGCGAAAAGGAAGGTACCTTCTCCAGCAAAACTCGAAAGCGAGGACGTTGAAAAATCGAACGGTGAAAAAAGACTCCCGCGGATCTTCTGGATCTACACTGCGTTCATCATACTTGCGGTTGCGGGATTCGCGAATTTTCAGCTCATCTCATATCATCTGAAGACTTCCTCGATCGTTTCGGACGCGGAGCTACCATTATTCTACGCGCTGGCGATGGGCGTCGATGGTCTCGTAGCCCTCATTATCGGAAAGTTTTATGACAGAGCTGGTATGCGTTCGCTAACGCTTATCCCATTACTCACAATCCCAATTCCTGTCCTCGCGTTCGCCACTTCTTATCCCCTCATTTTACTCGGTGTCGTCCTCTGGGGCGCGGTCATGGGGATTCACGAGACGATTATGAGGGCGGCAATCGCTGACATGTCCCCTGTGCAGCGGAGGGGCGTCGCTTACGGAATCTTTAACACTGCATATGGTGCATCTTGGCTCATCGGCGGCACGGTCATGGGCCTCCTATACGAGATTTCGATTTCCTGGCTTGTCCTCTTCGCGGTCATTGCTCAGATCGTTTCCATTCCGCTTCTTTACCTCATGAGAAAGACGCCACTTCGCAAAACTTAA
- a CDS encoding permease, translating into MSETINSLAQAGEFFAVIMIELTILFIGITFLVGIIQEYVSEEKIKRALGSDRRKALGCVIGATFGSLTPFCSCSTIPIFIGLVDAGVPFAIAMSFLIASPLLNPVIIGLLLLLLGSSITILYAIIAFVSAVVIGLVLDAMGFERYLKSVEVVGKEEREEVLVQANDDFWKRHAPRLKRAGTFAWSLFLHMFPYLLIGAGIGAFIYGFVPQDIIVQYAGPGNPFAIPVAAAIGIPMYIRAETIIPIGFVLVEKGMSVGTAIALIIGGAGASIPELTMLAAIFKKKLLAAFIVVILCIAILTGYLSDFLISI; encoded by the coding sequence ATGAGTGAAACAATCAACAGCTTAGCGCAAGCTGGCGAGTTCTTCGCGGTCATCATGATCGAACTGACGATCCTTTTCATCGGGATCACGTTTCTTGTTGGGATCATTCAGGAGTATGTTTCGGAGGAAAAGATAAAAAGGGCCCTCGGGAGCGACAGGAGAAAGGCTCTTGGATGCGTGATCGGGGCTACGTTTGGCTCTCTGACGCCATTTTGTTCGTGTTCGACTATTCCGATATTCATCGGTCTCGTAGACGCTGGCGTTCCGTTCGCGATCGCGATGTCTTTCCTCATCGCATCTCCGCTGCTAAATCCTGTCATCATTGGGTTGTTGCTCTTACTTCTCGGTTCGAGTATCACGATCCTTTATGCGATAATCGCGTTTGTCTCGGCAGTCGTCATTGGTCTTGTTCTCGATGCAATGGGATTCGAGCGCTATTTGAAATCAGTCGAGGTCGTTGGTAAAGAGGAAAGAGAGGAGGTTCTAGTACAGGCGAATGATGATTTCTGGAAAAGACATGCGCCGCGATTGAAGAGGGCTGGCACTTTTGCATGGTCTCTCTTCCTTCACATGTTCCCGTATCTTCTAATAGGCGCTGGGATCGGCGCGTTTATTTATGGATTCGTCCCGCAAGATATCATCGTTCAATATGCTGGGCCTGGCAACCCGTTTGCGATCCCTGTAGCAGCTGCGATTGGCATCCCTATGTACATTCGAGCAGAGACGATCATCCCGATCGGGTTCGTGCTCGTCGAAAAGGGTATGAGCGTCGGTACGGCGATCGCCTTAATCATTGGAGGCGCGGGGGCAAGCATTCCGGAGCTTACGATGCTCGCTGCGATTTTCAAAAAGAAATTGCTTGCCGCTTTCATCGTTGTGATACTGTGCATCGCGATATTGACAGGGTATCTCTCGGATTTCCTCATTTCGATTTGA
- a CDS encoding ATPase domain-containing protein, with protein MQGIRQDSRRCVTGIEDLDKILNGGIPVGNMVVVAGSYGTGKTTLAFEFLVRGALVGEKGLLVLTAEPPEKMLSNILRFDFFEEKMIVDGRIQIVQLEDLEKVVGGALEIDMYEKGLRLLESIGEIVEKSNIKRMVIDSFSSLFNDDPLIRGKVLRKLSSLLYEKECTAMVVLEGMDGREGAIADGIILLSNYERRGDLLRIMQVIKMKGTDHSRSKYVVDFTTCGMLASPLLRGGAV; from the coding sequence ATGCAGGGAATCCGGCAGGACAGCAGAAGGTGCGTGACGGGCATCGAGGATCTCGACAAAATCCTTAACGGCGGGATACCTGTCGGGAACATGGTTGTGGTTGCTGGCAGCTATGGGACTGGAAAGACAACGTTGGCGTTTGAATTTCTCGTCCGCGGGGCTTTGGTCGGTGAGAAAGGTCTTCTTGTGCTGACCGCTGAGCCGCCAGAGAAGATGCTTTCGAACATCCTACGGTTTGACTTCTTCGAGGAGAAGATGATCGTCGATGGGAGGATTCAAATCGTGCAGCTGGAGGACCTTGAGAAGGTCGTTGGAGGGGCACTCGAGATCGATATGTATGAGAAGGGACTGAGGCTTCTCGAATCCATTGGGGAGATAGTTGAGAAAAGCAATATCAAACGCATGGTCATCGATTCCTTCAGCAGCCTTTTCAATGACGATCCTCTTATCAGAGGAAAAGTGCTGAGAAAGCTCAGCTCTCTTTTGTATGAAAAGGAATGCACCGCGATGGTCGTCTTAGAAGGAATGGATGGAAGGGAGGGAGCCATCGCCGACGGAATTATTTTGCTGAGTAATTATGAAAGGCGAGGGGATCTGTTGAGGATCATGCAAGTCATCAAGATGAAAGGTACCGACCACTCCCGATCGAAGTATGTCGTTGATTTCACGACGTGCGGCATGCTCGCATCGCCGCTCCTCAGGGGAGGCGCGGTATGA
- a CDS encoding DUF367 family protein: MIPVYVYDAGQCDPKKCTARKMSRMHLAKTIKTIREIPPGSIVLNPLAEKALSVEDRERALKKGIVVMDISWEHIDLFPKIRKDVEHRALPYLLAANPVNWGKPTKLSSVEAVAAALFILGFPDEAKKVLSKFSWGDNFLALNREPLERYARASSSAEVVDIQKEYCEKE; the protein is encoded by the coding sequence ATGATCCCAGTCTACGTCTACGACGCTGGCCAGTGCGATCCCAAGAAGTGCACCGCGCGAAAAATGTCGAGGATGCATTTGGCAAAAACGATCAAGACAATTCGCGAAATACCCCCTGGTAGCATCGTCCTCAACCCATTGGCAGAGAAAGCTTTGTCTGTGGAGGATAGAGAGAGAGCGCTTAAGAAGGGCATCGTCGTCATGGATATCTCCTGGGAACACATCGACCTATTCCCGAAGATCAGGAAGGACGTCGAACACCGTGCACTCCCCTATCTCCTTGCAGCCAATCCAGTCAACTGGGGGAAGCCGACGAAATTGAGCAGTGTGGAGGCAGTCGCCGCAGCGCTTTTTATACTGGGGTTCCCTGATGAGGCAAAAAAAGTACTCTCCAAGTTTTCCTGGGGTGATAATTTCCTCGCGCTCAACCGAGAGCCTCTTGAACGCTACGCTCGCGCGAGTAGCAGTGCCGAAGTTGTTGACATCCAGAAGGAATATTGTGAAAAGGAATAG
- the priS gene encoding DNA primase catalytic subunit PriS — MCSDPMADGTRTISRETEFIINWFRKHYERSPPPPPERFGRREFGFMFFDRDFVQRHVAFTRVNELASFLVSQVPAHVYYSSAYYEVPSAPTMEEKGWLGADLIFDLDADHIKGAESMSYPEMLSNVKKEIIRLLDEFLMGDLGFGSRDIKVVFSGGRGYHVHVSDDRVTSLRSHERREIVDFITGTGLDIDWLFPMGPFEKRQFKHVTKIGISRRFPSARSAAWRRRLRKGTEMLLDEITGLSIDAIKERYPSLKDASDHLIEKMLDDLFSKRGEIRGKENLFEKNTLEIFSSDKVRDLFLKFVFEEVKSRVAGQVDEPVTSDIKRLIRLPFTLHGKTGLLVVKMSRDELDEFDPLRDAVPDTFTDDPVKLITNRKIDIKLRGERFALEGEVEVPLFAAIFLLCRKEAKLAV; from the coding sequence GTGTGTAGCGATCCGATGGCCGATGGCACAAGGACGATTTCAAGGGAAACTGAATTCATCATCAATTGGTTTAGAAAACATTATGAGAGGTCGCCACCCCCTCCGCCTGAGCGTTTCGGAAGGCGCGAATTTGGCTTCATGTTCTTCGACAGGGACTTCGTCCAGCGGCACGTCGCTTTCACGAGGGTGAATGAACTGGCCTCCTTCCTTGTCTCACAGGTACCAGCGCATGTCTATTATTCTTCTGCGTATTATGAAGTTCCATCAGCCCCTACCATGGAGGAGAAGGGGTGGTTGGGCGCTGACCTCATCTTCGATCTCGACGCAGACCACATCAAAGGCGCGGAATCGATGAGCTATCCCGAAATGCTCTCCAATGTTAAAAAGGAGATCATACGTCTTCTTGATGAGTTTCTCATGGGTGACCTGGGGTTCGGATCGCGGGACATCAAGGTCGTTTTCTCAGGCGGAAGAGGATATCACGTCCATGTGAGCGATGACCGCGTGACATCACTCAGAAGCCACGAACGCAGGGAAATCGTAGATTTTATTACTGGCACGGGCCTCGACATCGACTGGCTTTTTCCGATGGGGCCCTTTGAAAAAAGGCAATTCAAGCATGTGACGAAAATCGGCATTTCGAGAAGGTTCCCCTCTGCGCGATCAGCTGCGTGGCGCCGTCGACTTCGCAAGGGTACTGAGATGCTGTTGGATGAGATCACTGGCCTGTCTATAGATGCGATCAAAGAGCGCTATCCCTCGCTGAAAGACGCATCAGACCATCTCATCGAGAAGATGCTTGACGATCTCTTCTCAAAGAGGGGAGAAATTAGGGGAAAGGAGAACCTCTTCGAGAAAAACACGCTTGAGATCTTCTCTTCGGACAAGGTGAGAGACCTTTTTCTCAAGTTTGTCTTTGAAGAGGTGAAGTCGAGAGTGGCTGGGCAAGTGGATGAGCCGGTGACGAGCGATATTAAGAGGTTGATTCGTTTGCCCTTTACCCTCCACGGGAAGACGGGGCTTCTCGTCGTCAAGATGAGCAGAGATGAACTCGACGAATTTGATCCTCTGAGGGATGCGGTGCCAGACACCTTTACCGATGATCCAGTCAAGCTCATCACTAATCGTAAGATCGATATAAAACTGAGGGGTGAGCGCTTCGCCCTTGAGGGCGAGGTCGAAGTCCCTCTTTTCGCGGCGATCTTCCTCCTCTGCAGGAAGGAAGCAAAGCTCGCCGTATGA
- a CDS encoding orotidine 5'-phosphate decarboxylase encodes MKPVLQVALDLMHLKRAIEIGKEAVEGGADWIEAGTPLIKSEGAECLRALKREFPGRVLVADMKTMDVGGFEVEIAAKAGADVVTVMGLSDDGTISEAVLTGRKYGTKIMVDLMNVEDKVKRAKEVESLGASFVCLHVGIDEQMRGGKSPLEMVRAVSEATNIPVAVAGGITSETAASFLKAGASIIIVGGGIIKAEDVRAAAKRIKEAIEKGESIASDLSRKYTAEELFEAFSRVSTPNIADAAHKRGVMKGIVPRIRHGTKMVGRALTVQTSKGDWAKPVEAIDRAQKGDVIVVDAGGSDIAVWGELASWSCKVKGIAGIVVDGAVRDIDTIIEIGFPCFSRYVTPEAGEAKGFGGIGLEIVCGGQVVRTGDWIIGDESGVIVVPQEHAVEIANRAIDVLERENRIREEIKRGRTLSSVQELEKWEKVQ; translated from the coding sequence ATGAAACCCGTTTTGCAGGTCGCCCTTGACCTGATGCACCTCAAGAGAGCGATTGAAATTGGGAAAGAAGCGGTCGAAGGTGGAGCGGACTGGATCGAGGCGGGGACGCCTTTGATCAAAAGCGAGGGTGCCGAGTGCCTGAGAGCACTCAAGCGTGAATTTCCTGGTCGCGTGCTCGTCGCGGACATGAAGACGATGGACGTCGGGGGATTCGAGGTTGAAATAGCGGCAAAGGCAGGCGCTGATGTCGTGACAGTCATGGGACTCTCTGACGACGGGACGATTTCCGAGGCGGTCCTCACTGGTCGCAAGTATGGGACGAAGATCATGGTCGACCTCATGAATGTCGAGGACAAAGTGAAAAGGGCGAAGGAGGTGGAGTCACTCGGCGCCTCTTTCGTATGCCTCCACGTCGGCATCGACGAACAGATGCGCGGCGGAAAGTCGCCCCTCGAGATGGTCCGGGCGGTGTCGGAGGCAACGAACATTCCAGTTGCCGTCGCTGGCGGGATCACTTCCGAGACAGCCGCCTCATTCCTGAAAGCCGGCGCTTCGATCATCATCGTCGGCGGGGGGATTATCAAGGCGGAGGACGTGAGGGCGGCCGCGAAAAGAATTAAGGAGGCGATCGAGAAGGGCGAGTCGATCGCCTCTGACCTCTCAAGAAAATACACGGCCGAGGAACTCTTCGAAGCGTTTTCACGCGTCTCGACGCCGAATATCGCCGACGCAGCGCACAAGAGGGGGGTCATGAAGGGCATTGTCCCGAGAATAAGACACGGCACCAAGATGGTCGGTCGGGCGCTGACCGTCCAGACATCGAAGGGGGACTGGGCTAAGCCCGTGGAGGCGATCGACCGCGCGCAAAAGGGCGATGTCATCGTCGTCGATGCTGGCGGAAGCGACATCGCGGTCTGGGGGGAGCTCGCCTCCTGGAGCTGTAAAGTCAAGGGGATTGCTGGTATTGTCGTCGACGGTGCCGTCAGGGATATCGACACGATTATCGAGATCGGTTTTCCCTGTTTCTCGAGGTATGTGACACCGGAAGCCGGCGAGGCAAAAGGATTTGGGGGGATCGGACTCGAGATTGTCTGCGGTGGACAGGTCGTCCGCACAGGCGACTGGATAATTGGGGACGAAAGTGGCGTCATCGTCGTACCACAGGAACACGCGGTCGAGATCGCGAATCGCGCTATCGATGTACTAGAAAGGGAGAATAGAATCAGAGAGGAGATCAAAAGGGGGAGAACACTTTCAAGCGTGCAGGAGTTGGAGAAGTGGGAAAAGGTACAGTGA
- a CDS encoding type IV pilin N-terminal domain-containing protein — translation MKKIWKIRRDSEAVSPVIATILMVAITVVLASVLYVMVMGFGGPTTQTPTGSFSSVEKVSTTEKVRFGVITPETTWTEIKIVVENVTAGQSDTWTFPTSGTSLTPPASQNIDWISGISYADLAGDGKISSGDYLTITFSSQGGSAPYEFKVSMVYIATGAVIDDISFTWQ, via the coding sequence ATGAAGAAGATATGGAAGATAAGAAGGGATTCTGAAGCGGTTTCCCCGGTCATCGCCACCATCCTCATGGTCGCCATCACCGTCGTCTTGGCGTCGGTGCTGTACGTCATGGTCATGGGGTTCGGAGGGCCGACAACCCAGACACCAACCGGCTCATTTTCTTCCGTAGAAAAAGTGTCAACAACCGAAAAGGTGAGGTTTGGTGTAATTACACCAGAAACTACATGGACCGAAATAAAAATCGTGGTAGAAAATGTAACTGCTGGCCAAAGTGATACATGGACATTCCCTACAAGCGGGACTAGTCTGACACCACCTGCCAGTCAGAATATAGACTGGATATCGGGGATATCATACGCTGATTTAGCAGGCGATGGCAAAATAAGTAGCGGAGACTATCTGACAATTACATTCTCTTCTCAAGGAGGGTCGGCGCCTTACGAGTTCAAAGTATCAATGGTGTACATCGCAACCGGTGCTGTGATTGATGACATATCGTTCACATGGCAATAG
- a CDS encoding PHP domain-containing protein: protein MGKGTVINLHAHTTFSDGSFDIETIVREAARNGLTHIAITDHFETAKVRSLSRRDFKRYLATIESVKEKYEGTITVLAGVEIDANPDRCDLNKIPVEMLNSLDLVLFEHVNDIFNGGADIETIGNFASKLSVPCGLAHPDFEVAFSDIQPTDLAETLSKYNLFIEINTAKPYRRNGMAFYERAEDLIAKLKGKVGFSIGTDVHRTLSEVYNVTPAYNFARKIGIEEDLLF, encoded by the coding sequence GTGGGAAAAGGTACAGTGATCAATCTACACGCACACACCACTTTTTCCGATGGGTCCTTTGACATCGAGACGATTGTCAGGGAGGCAGCGAGGAACGGATTAACACATATCGCAATCACCGATCATTTCGAAACGGCCAAAGTCCGCTCGCTCAGCAGGCGTGATTTCAAGCGCTATCTCGCGACGATTGAAAGTGTCAAGGAAAAATACGAAGGGACAATCACTGTCCTAGCTGGAGTGGAGATTGACGCGAATCCGGACCGGTGCGATCTCAATAAAATACCAGTAGAGATGCTCAATTCCCTCGATCTCGTTCTGTTCGAGCACGTCAACGATATTTTCAACGGTGGTGCAGACATTGAAACAATCGGAAACTTTGCTTCAAAACTCTCCGTCCCCTGTGGACTCGCGCATCCTGATTTCGAAGTGGCGTTCTCTGACATCCAGCCAACTGATCTCGCTGAGACGCTTTCTAAATATAACCTTTTCATCGAAATCAACACGGCGAAGCCGTACAGAAGGAACGGGATGGCGTTTTATGAAAGGGCGGAAGACCTCATCGCGAAGCTCAAAGGAAAAGTCGGATTTTCGATCGGGACTGATGTCCATAGGACGCTTTCAGAAGTTTACAATGTCACGCCTGCCTACAACTTCGCGAGAAAGATTGGCATAGAAGAGGACCTTCTCTTCTGA
- a CDS encoding zinc metalloprotease HtpX: protein MGFKIDAIKVRALGAVARTALLFAFMFGLFILIGWAIGSLFIGNWIVGAVFFLAIAAVFNLIAYFYSSKIVLWSYRAKIVSEKEAPRLHKIVKLVAFKANMPMPQVAIVPSETPNAFATGRNPKNAVVAATEGILKTLNDEELEGVIAHEFAHIKDRDILVMSIAATLAGAISFAARSFWYSVLFGGGGRRDSSTAFIALIVAITAPIAALLIQLAISRSREYLADQEGAMIIGRPMSLARALEKLEAANKRNPIRFGNPASSSIWIVNPFGSSGFVHLFSTHPPIAERIKRLKQMASKMGQF, encoded by the coding sequence ATGGGTTTCAAGATTGATGCGATCAAGGTGAGAGCGTTGGGAGCAGTTGCGCGCACGGCCTTGCTATTTGCGTTCATGTTCGGCCTCTTTATCCTTATAGGCTGGGCTATTGGGAGCCTATTCATTGGTAACTGGATCGTGGGAGCGGTCTTCTTCCTCGCGATTGCGGCAGTTTTCAATCTCATCGCATACTTCTATTCTTCAAAGATTGTGCTCTGGTCGTATCGTGCGAAGATTGTGAGTGAAAAGGAAGCGCCGAGGCTTCACAAGATCGTCAAGCTCGTCGCTTTCAAAGCAAATATGCCGATGCCGCAGGTCGCGATTGTCCCGAGCGAAACGCCGAATGCGTTTGCAACGGGGCGCAATCCAAAAAACGCGGTCGTGGCGGCAACTGAGGGCATCCTCAAGACGCTCAACGATGAAGAGCTTGAAGGCGTCATCGCCCATGAGTTTGCGCACATAAAGGACAGGGATATTCTTGTCATGAGCATCGCTGCGACGCTCGCTGGGGCGATCTCCTTTGCTGCGAGATCCTTCTGGTACAGCGTCCTCTTCGGTGGCGGGGGCCGCAGGGACTCATCGACGGCATTTATCGCACTTATCGTCGCGATCACCGCGCCGATTGCCGCATTGCTCATTCAACTGGCAATCTCGAGGAGTAGGGAATATTTGGCTGATCAGGAGGGCGCGATGATCATCGGGAGACCGATGAGCCTGGCAAGGGCGCTTGAGAAGCTTGAAGCAGCGAACAAGCGCAACCCCATCAGGTTCGGAAACCCCGCCTCCTCATCAATATGGATCGTCAATCCATTTGGTTCAAGCGGGTTCGTTCACCTCTTCTCCACGCACCCGCCGATCGCCGAGAGGATCAAGCGCCTCAAGCAGATGGCGAGCAAGATGGGGCAGTTCTGA